A genomic window from Quercus lobata isolate SW786 chromosome 10, ValleyOak3.0 Primary Assembly, whole genome shotgun sequence includes:
- the LOC115965891 gene encoding flavonol sulfotransferase-like, with the protein MNRSPKSNEKEEYSSDPKAFEEYKPLISSLPRRKGWVLNQFYHYQGFWHNLFYLEGLLSAQEHFKPQPNDIFLSSVPKSGTTWLKALSFAIMTRSSFDASTNPLLTTTPHECVHSLEGDLAHNLFHRNLDNPLIGTHVPYTSLPKPVIDYGCKIIYICREPKDAFVSLWHFCCKASPKGVELSARENLDFEEAFKLFCEGISVFGPYWDHVLGYWRASLEFPERILFLKYENLKNEPVFYVKKMAKFMGYPFSLEEETKGMIENIVDLCSFENLSKLEVNRSGWLHGRPYLVEKNAFFRKGEIGDWKNYLKPVMVARLDEITEHKFRSSGLTFNVSSDA; encoded by the coding sequence ATGAATCGTAGTCCCAAAAgtaatgaaaaagaagaatatagtTCTGATCCAAAAGCTTTTGAGGAATACAAACCGTTAATCTCGTCCCTCCCTAGAAGAAAAGGATGGGTTTTAAATCAATTCTACCATTACCAAGGTTTTTGGCACAATCTCTTCTACTTAGAAGGACTCTTGTCAGCTCAAGAACATTTCAAGCCTCAACCCAACGACATCTTTTTGAGTAGCGTTCCAAAATCCGGCACAACATGGCTTAAGGCCCTATCTTTTGCCATCATGACTCGTTCCAGTTTTGATGCTTCTACAAACCCTTTGCTCACAACGACGCCACACGAGTGTGTACACTCCCTAGAGGGTGATCTAGCCCATAACTTGTTTCATCGGAATCTAGACAATCCACTTATAGGTACGCATGTTCCCTACACTTCCTTACCAAAACCTGTTATAGATTATGGgtgtaaaattatttatatatgtagaGAACCCAAGGATGCTTTTGTATCTTTATGGCACTTTTGTTGTAAGGCAAGTCCTAAGGGTGTGGAACTCTCGGCCAGAGAAAATCTTGACTTTGAGGAGGCATTTAAGTTGTTTTGTGAAGGAATTTCTGTTTTTGGACCATATTGGGATCATGTATTAGGGTATTGGAGAGCAAGCTTAGAATTTCCTGAAAGGATactatttttgaaatatgaaaatttaaagaatgagcctgtgttttatgtaaaaaaaatggCCAAATTTATGGGTTATCCATTCTCTTTAGAGGAAGAAACTAAAGGaatgattgaaaatattgttgatCTATGTAGCTTTGAAAATTTGTCCAAATTGGAGGTCAATAGAAGTGGGTGGCTCCATGGTCGACCTTACTTGGTagaaaaaaatgcattttttaggAAAGGTGAGATTGGAGATTGGAAAAATTATCTTAAACCTGTGATGGTTGCACGTCTTGACGAGATAACTGAACACAAGTTTAGAAGTTCTGGCTTGACATTTAATGTCTCATCTGATGCATGA